Below is a genomic region from Paraburkholderia sp. BL23I1N1.
ATGAACCTCGCTGCGTACCGCTCGCCGTTCGGCGGGTGGGTCGGCGACGGCCAGGAGATCTCTCAAGACGGAGTCGTGACTGGCGAGCTTGCCGCGCGCGACAGCGCGGGTTTCTGGATCGTCGGCGCTATGTCGCCATTCATCCTCGGCGGCATTGGCGGTCTCGCCCGGGCGAAGGCGAAAGCGGAGCGCGAGTACGAGGTCGACGGTGATGACAAGACACTTCGTCAGGTGGTCGCCAAGCAGTGGGGCTTTCTGTATTCGCCCAAGCGCGGCACGGGTTCGATCGACGCGGGTGTGCTTGCGGAGCGTGCCGAGGCGGCGCTCAAGCTGGCAGAAGTTCCGGAGGGTGTGCGGTTCCTGACGGCCGGCGTTGATGCGAACGGCGGCCGCTTCGAGTGGTTGGTGCGCGGCTGGGGTGTAAACGGCGAGAGCTGGGTGATCGAGAAAGGCCGTGTTCTGGGCGATCCCGCGACGAACGCTGACGACTGGGATCAGCTGCTCGAGATCGTCACGCGGACCTACCTGCTTTCGGATGGCAGCCGCCGGCGAATGCCGATTCGTGCTTTCGGTTTCGACAGCGGCGGCGAAGCGGGCGTGACGCAGCAGGCGTATTCCGCATGGCGCCGCTGGCGAAAGATGGATGGCGTTGTGCGTCTGATCGGCAAGATCGCCGGTCGCGATGCGTGGACCGTGTTACCGACGAAGGGCGCAAGTGCGCTGCTCGCGCAGCGGCTTGTCGTGACGTACCCGGACACGGCCCGTAAATCGAATCGCGCGGCCGCCGGCGGTACGGTCCCGGTTGCCCAGTTCAACCCGAACAGCTTCAAGGATGATCTTTCCGGCCAGCTGCAGAAAGCGGATGTCGGCGAGTGGTACGTGCATTTCCCGTATGCATTGCGGTCTCCCGAAGAACCTCACCTCTGGTTCGAACAGCTGACCGCTGAGACGCGCATGAAGAACGGGCGATGGGAAAAATCCATCAAAAGCCGGCGCAACGAGGCGCTCGACCTGATGGTGCTCACACACGTGATGGCGCACCTGCACGGTCTCGCACAGATCGACTGGGCCAAGCCGCCGTCGTGGGCGGGGCCATGGGATACGAATTCAACCCTCATCGCAGGATCAGCCGCTGTGGCGCCGAGCGCGCCGCAGTCGGCGCCGAGCTCCGGCGCCACGCCGCAGAAGTCGAAATCCGCAGTTCACCGTTTCCGCTAAATCCTATGGCCACTACCGATCTCAGCTCGCCGTACTACGGCATGAGCGATGCGCAGCTGCAGGCCGCGCTCGTCTCGGCGCAGCAGGCCTTGATCGATCTGCGGACGGGAAAGAAACTCGTCTCCGTTTCGTACGCACAGGGCGGCGGCGCGCGCAGCGCTACCTTCCAGCAAACCGACATGGCGAACCTGCGCATGCTGATCGCGGAACTGCAGCAGGCACTCAACCCGGGCGTGTGCATTAATCGCCGCCGCTACATCACGCCGGTGTTTTGATGGCCAAAGAGATCACGCTGGTTGACGCGGGCGGCAATCCGATCCGCCGCGCGCGTGCCGACTATCCGAACGGGATGCCTCTACGGAGTCAGGTTGGTGCCTCGTTTTTCCCGTATCAGGCTGCGGAATGGCAGACGCAGGAGATGGGGGCGTGGCTGCCGTGGATCCGCTCGCCCGACGCCGAGATTACCCAGTTCCGCGATCGGATGGTGGCGCGCTCGCGCGATCAGGTTCGCAATGACGGTCGCTCGAGCGGCGGTATCACACGGATCCTC
It encodes:
- a CDS encoding terminase gpA endonuclease subunit, with translation MLENAYADAYQIAREALAAFIPPKRETVAQYAAMNRRLSNQGGGFVGRWHHEKAPYLVAPMETLTRLDYLTTVIVGPGQSGKTEVAQNWLLKSVANDPGDMLWYMQTDPGLEAFVKSRINTQINSHPEMAMRLGSKPVDDSLHYKMFDGMHVEFLSANDNNLINKSAPRIVADEVDAYPESLGDIKAVLDVRRQTFGRQSMLLAMSHPDRARGMVPERDWTAGIMALYGDSDRRVWYWPCPHCGAWSSPVPTAARYMVLHYQDDLSLDEIQEKARLICPVNGCLIEDRERRAMNLAAYRSPFGGWVGDGQEISQDGVVTGELAARDSAGFWIVGAMSPFILGGIGGLARAKAKAEREYEVDGDDKTLRQVVAKQWGFLYSPKRGTGSIDAGVLAERAEAALKLAEVPEGVRFLTAGVDANGGRFEWLVRGWGVNGESWVIEKGRVLGDPATNADDWDQLLEIVTRTYLLSDGSRRRMPIRAFGFDSGGEAGVTQQAYSAWRRWRKMDGVVRLIGKIAGRDAWTVLPTKGASALLAQRLVVTYPDTARKSNRAAAGGTVPVAQFNPNSFKDDLSGQLQKADVGEWYVHFPYALRSPEEPHLWFEQLTAETRMKNGRWEKSIKSRRNEALDLMVLTHVMAHLHGLAQIDWAKPPSWAGPWDTNSTLIAGSAAVAPSAPQSAPSSGATPQKSKSAVHRFR
- the gpW gene encoding gpW family head-tail joining protein, which codes for MATTDLSSPYYGMSDAQLQAALVSAQQALIDLRTGKKLVSVSYAQGGGARSATFQQTDMANLRMLIAELQQALNPGVCINRRRYITPVF